One Spinacia oleracea cultivar Varoflay chromosome 4, BTI_SOV_V1, whole genome shotgun sequence DNA segment encodes these proteins:
- the LOC110799306 gene encoding leucine-rich repeat extensin-like protein 4, whose protein sequence is MVSKTCTFVLVLYLLTLLKRLETKHDTHHSHPHHNHSQSSVSNNRLNQAYIALQAWKKVIYSDPTNYTSNWVGSSVCSYRGIYCGPAINDNSTTVVSGIDLNHLDLAGFLPDEIGLLSDLALFHINSNRFCGILPLTMSNLTLLYELDLSNNRFVGGFPSVVLSLPSLKYLDLRYNEFEGSVPSDLFNNNSLDAIFVNNNRFTSVIPSNLGMSTASVVVFANNKFGGCLPPSIANFANSIEELLLINTSLTGCLPVEVGYLYKLRVLDVSYNKLVGQIPYSIAGLAHLEQLNLAHNMMSGEVGDGICVLPNLANFTLSYNFFCEEQGICQNLTSRGVVFDDRRNCLPGKPLQRSNKACDAVLEHPVECEEFHCHHS, encoded by the coding sequence ATGGTTTCAAAAACTTGTACTTTTGTTCTTGTTTTATATCTTCTTACGCTCCTAAAAAGACTCGAAACCAAACACGACACTCATCATTCCCATCCTCATCACAATCATTCACAGTCTTCTGTTTCTAACAACAGGCTCAACCAGGCATACATTGCTCTCCAAGCATGGAAGAAGGTAATCTATTCTGACCCAACAAACTACACTTCCAACTGGGTAGGATCTTCTGTGTGTAGCTACAGAGGAATATACTGTGGACCTGCAATCAATGACAACAGCACCACTGTTGTATCTGGTATTGACCTCAATCACTTAGACTTAGCTGGTTTCCTTCCAGATGAAATAGGCCTTCTATCTGATCTAGCCCTCTTTCATATAAACAGCAACCGTTTTTGTGGGATCCTTCCACTAACAATGTCAAACCTTACCCTTCTGTATGAGCTTGATCTTAGCAATAACCGCTTTGTAGGGGGTTTCCCATCTGTAGTTCTCTCTTTGCCCTCACTTAAGTACCTTGATCTTCGTTACAATGAGTTTGAAGGATCAGTTCCATCTGATCTCTTCAATAATAACTCTCTTGATGCAATCTTTGTTAATAATAACCGTTTTACTAGTGTAATCCCGTCTAACTTGGGTATGTCTACAGCTTCTGTGGTTGTTTTTGCTAATAACAAATTTGGTGGGTGTTTGCCTCCAAGCATAGCAAATTTCGCAAACTCCATAGAAGAACTTTTACTGATAAACACAAGTTTAACAGGGTGTTTGCCTGTGGAAGTTGGATACTTGTATAAGCTGAGGGTATTAGACGTGAGTTACAACAAATTGGTAGGTCAAATACCTTATAGTATAGCAGGATTAGCTCACTTGGAACAGCTAAATTTAGCTCATAATATGATGAGTGGAGAAGTGGGTGATGGAATATGTGTATTGCCTAACTTAGCAAACTTTACACTTTCTTACAACTTCTTCTGTGAGGAACAAGGAATTTGTCAGAATTTGACATCAAGGGGAGTCGTGTTCGATGATCGACGTAACTGTTTGCCAGGAAAGCCGCTGCAGAGGAGTAACAAGGCATGTGATGCAGTGTTGGAGCACCCGGTAGAGTGTGAGGAGTTTCACTGTCACCATTCTTAG
- the LOC110799318 gene encoding heterogeneous nuclear ribonucleoprotein Q: MAEGSEIDERVDLDDDNYMEETDEDVVDGIEDEPEEGLGDDKAEEQYEELRTDGSGKEQSSEPDRSPIGDEHGEDEEKFTASINEEDKEKHAELLSLPPYGAEVFIGGLPKDVIEEDLRDLCEPFGEIYEVKLIKNKDTGEFKGYAFVAFKTKEDAQKAIDELKNKEFKGKTVRCSLSDAKHRLFIGNIPKSWSEDQFKQMIHGVGPGAEMIDLKQDGLNPGRNRGFAFIEYYNNACADFARQKMSNSSFKLEGNTPTVTWADPKSAPDSAAASQVKALYVKNIPESATPEQLKEIFQRHGEVTKVVLPPAKGGQGKGNFGFIHFGERSSALKAVKDTEKYEIDGQALEVTMAKPQTDKKSEAAASFAAGSNYLPQAAYGFAGNPYGSVGAGYGVAGGYQQPMIYGRGPMPSGMQMVPMVLPDGRIGYVLQQPGMQMASPVRPRRNDRSNGSGGPQGRGNGSGNDRTRRFRPY, from the exons ATGGCTGAGGGTTCCGAGATTGATGAGCGTGTGGACCTTGATGATGATAATTACATGGAAGAGACAGATGAAGATGTTGTTGATGGCATTGAGGATGAGCCAGAGGAGGGACTTGGTGATGACAAGGCCGAGGAACAGTATGAGGAATTGAGAACTGATGGTAGTGGGAAAGAGCAATCATCAGAACCCGATCGAAGTCCCATTGGTGATGAACATGGGGAAGATGAAGAAAAGTTTACAGCTTCAATTAATGAAGAGGACAAAGAGAAGCATGCTGAGCTTCTTTCTCTTCCTCCTTATGGAGCTGAGGTTTTCATTGGCGGACTGCCGAAGGATGTTATAGAGGAAGATCTAAGAGATCTCTGTGAGCCTTTTGGTGAAATTTATGAG gtaaaattaattaaaaacaagGATACTGGTGAATTCAAGGGATATGCTTTTGTGGCATTCAAAACAAAGGAAGATGCCCAGAAGGCAATAGATGAGTTGAAGAACAAAGAGTTTAAG GGAAAAACGGTCAGATGCTCATTGTCTGATGCAAAGCACAGATTATTTATTGGTAACATACCTAAAAGCTGGTCAGAGGATCAGTTCAAACAAATGATACATGGTGTTGGCCCAGGGGCGGAGATGATTGACCTCAAACAG GATGGTTTAAATCCTGGCCGCAACCGTGGTTTTGCTTTTATAGAGTATTACAACAACGCATGTGCTGATTTTGCTCGACAGAAAATGTCTAATTCAAGCTTTAAGCTGGAAGGTAACACCCCTACCGTCACCTGGGCTGATCCAAAGAGTGCACCTGACTCAGCTGCTGCTTCACAG gTCAAGGCACTTTATGTGAAAAATATTCCCGAGAGTGCCACCCCTGAGCAACTGAAGGAAATCTTTCAGCGCCATGGAGAAGTCACGAAGGTTGTGTTGCCTCCTGCTAAAGGGGGACAAGGCAAAGGGAATTTTGGGTTTATTCATTTTGGTGAAAGGTCTAGTGCTCTGAAGGCGGTCAAAGACACAGAAAAGTATGAGATAGATG GTCAGGCGTTAGAAGTTACCATGGCCAAGCCCCAAACAGATAAGAAATCTGAAGCAGCTGCTTCCTTTGCTGCTGGTTCAAACTATCTTCCCCAAGCAGCTTATGGTTTTGCTGGAAATCCATATGGTTCAGTGGGGGCTGGATATGGTGTAGCTGGTGGATACCAACAG CCAATGATATATGGGAGGGGGCCGATGCCATCTGGCATGCAGATGGTTCCTATGGTTCTGCCTGATGGCCGTATTGGTTACGTCTT GCAACAACCAGGAATGCAGATGGCTTCACCAGTGCGGCCACGAAGAAATGACCGCTCCAACGGTTCAGGTGGACCCCAGGGAAGGGGTAATGGAAGTGGGAATGATAGGACTAGAAGGTTCCGACCTTATTAG